In one Erwinia aphidicola genomic region, the following are encoded:
- the excA gene encoding plasmid IncI1-type surface exclusion protein ExcA: MTVKYLDTYSKKWSVAFAGTLSGMYLFFAFPFHLIFAGWLFALRNDYVYGLRQQDIPMALLTWISLLAAISLTTYSIYRQNKNIKLFTSYFHEMNFNTPTKSNISKSWTGLSYLGLDTKNGTILYINHPDTTIFNFFIPKDVRVMGFGMYDWKSVEVEGNTLRIYTGIPELPIVSISTGKANELYEKIYAMRNQNWTYENNVPGYVEHQAQRIAEKNGINLVLPPK, encoded by the coding sequence ATGACTGTAAAATATTTAGATACTTACTCAAAGAAATGGTCTGTAGCTTTCGCCGGCACCTTGTCAGGAATGTATTTATTTTTTGCATTCCCGTTTCATTTAATTTTCGCTGGCTGGTTGTTTGCGTTAAGAAACGATTATGTATACGGACTTCGTCAACAAGACATCCCCATGGCATTATTAACATGGATTTCTTTACTAGCAGCAATTTCACTAACCACATACTCAATATATCGGCAAAACAAAAACATCAAACTTTTCACAAGTTACTTTCACGAAATGAATTTCAATACTCCTACTAAATCAAACATTTCAAAATCATGGACTGGATTGAGCTACTTAGGATTGGACACCAAAAATGGAACCATCCTATACATTAACCATCCAGACACTACTATCTTTAATTTTTTCATTCCAAAAGATGTACGGGTCATGGGGTTTGGTATGTACGACTGGAAGTCTGTTGAAGTTGAGGGAAACACGCTCAGAATCTATACCGGCATACCAGAGCTTCCAATAGTATCTATTTCAACCGGCAAGGCGAACGAGTTGTATGAAAAAATCTATGCCATGCGCAATCAGAACTGGACTTACGAGAATAATGTTCCTGGCTACGTGGAGCATCAGGCACAAAGGATCGCAGAGAAAAACGGCATCAACCTGGTTCTGCCACCGAAATAA
- a CDS encoding secretion/conjugation apparatus DotM-related subunit yields MAQPPRNDVRSHDWSMAVVGGLITLIIAALFFRQLTVETCSLVLYWLWSIADFPRTHEFTAWRINLLARTHNNAPDVTWGEFFPVMDVTAGILMIALVPLVITGIIAVRRHQVSRTRRDISIHTLPRIMSAFSPSIIPALTYGDKKQQLLNVDPEEHRSAQTPDEFAIEHKLVVNQRLRREVAQELFIAQLGTPLPKVATGADVTPLFNAFNDHERAMFAIFGLQHFLDKRKEAEALLDVLNRSTLKTDRRYRNKIGYPNLALANSAFKKVIATEQARNFIRQYGYVRTAISALHDNDLHLPIRRFRWLKGLDRPLWYTLASTGRPWPFVEAAGVVSQAHWETLAARYRVRLSHPIMSLALNGLEDDLRNIGAVVDDTPGTVRSPVEEEDDIEDDDEDAGPTAGHTVEPHAHRHIHSFRPKMR; encoded by the coding sequence ATGGCGCAACCACCACGCAATGACGTCCGGTCTCATGACTGGTCAATGGCTGTGGTCGGCGGCTTAATCACGCTGATTATCGCAGCCCTATTTTTCCGACAGCTCACCGTCGAGACCTGTTCCTTAGTGCTTTACTGGCTATGGAGTATCGCCGATTTTCCTCGCACACATGAGTTTACTGCCTGGCGTATTAATCTTCTGGCCAGAACGCACAATAACGCCCCGGACGTTACCTGGGGCGAGTTTTTTCCCGTAATGGACGTTACTGCCGGCATTCTGATGATTGCGCTGGTCCCTCTTGTCATTACCGGCATTATCGCCGTTCGCCGGCACCAGGTAAGTCGTACCCGGCGTGATATTTCTATCCATACGCTGCCCCGCATTATGTCTGCTTTCTCACCGTCAATTATTCCGGCACTGACCTACGGCGATAAAAAGCAGCAGCTGCTGAATGTAGACCCTGAAGAACATCGGAGCGCGCAGACGCCGGATGAGTTCGCTATCGAGCATAAACTGGTCGTCAATCAGCGGTTACGCCGGGAGGTGGCTCAGGAACTGTTCATTGCCCAGCTGGGGACCCCACTGCCCAAAGTCGCCACCGGCGCCGACGTGACGCCACTCTTCAACGCGTTTAATGACCATGAACGGGCCATGTTCGCCATCTTTGGCCTGCAGCACTTCTTGGACAAGCGTAAGGAAGCTGAAGCACTACTGGATGTGCTCAACCGTTCCACGTTGAAAACTGACCGCAGGTACCGAAACAAAATTGGCTACCCCAATCTGGCGTTGGCCAACAGCGCATTCAAAAAGGTTATCGCTACAGAACAGGCCCGGAACTTCATCAGGCAGTACGGCTACGTTCGTACGGCCATCTCGGCCCTGCATGACAACGATCTGCACTTGCCCATTCGCCGTTTCCGCTGGTTGAAAGGGCTCGACCGTCCGCTTTGGTACACCCTGGCGTCTACTGGACGCCCCTGGCCGTTTGTTGAAGCAGCTGGCGTCGTCAGCCAGGCCCACTGGGAAACACTGGCAGCACGCTACAGGGTTCGCCTGAGCCATCCCATCATGAGCCTCGCGCTGAATGGTCTGGAAGACGACCTGCGGAACATCGGGGCAGTTGTTGATGATACGCCCGGAACGGTCCGTTCTCCTGTTGAAGAGGAGGACGATATTGAGGATGACGATGAAGATGCTGGCCCAACAGCTGGCCACACAGTAGAACCTCACGCGCACCGCCACATCCATTCCTTTCGCCCAAAAATGAGATAA